A single region of the Drosophila takahashii strain IR98-3 E-12201 chromosome 2R, DtakHiC1v2, whole genome shotgun sequence genome encodes:
- the Had2 gene encoding lambda-crystallin yields the protein MGSQKIGIVGSGLIGRAWAMLFAAAGYRVQLYDILESQLSTALQELDRDLHSLEEKGALRGKLRASEQFALIEVTTRLEELTREAIHIQECVPEVLQLKKSLYSQLDELLEEQTVVASSTSTFMPSLYSEGLKRRQQMLVAHPLNPPYFIPLVEIVPAPWTTSEAVEKTHDLMLTIGQRPVTLKKEIQGFATNRIQYAILNEVWRLVASDILSVADVDRVLSQGLGLRYALLGSLETAHLNAPGGVSDYFQRFGGEISAVSATYGETPNTREDRETLAEIARQCEQLVPLENLEERRATRDEFLTQLAKLKKQFE from the exons ATGGGCAGCCAAAAGATTGGGATCGTGGGCAGCGGATTGATTGGCAGGGCGTGGGCGATGCTCTTTGCAGCGGCTGGCTATCGAGTCCAGCTGTACGACATCCTGGAGAGCCAACTATCCACCGCCCTGCAGGAATTGGACAGGGATCTGCACAGTCTGGAGGAGAAGGGTGCGCTGCGGGGAAAGTTGCGAGCCTCGGAGCAGTTTGCCCTCATCGAGGTGACCACTCGACTGGAGGAGCTTACCCGAGAGGCAATTCATATACAGGAATGTGTTCCGGAGGTTCTGCAGCTGAAGAAGTCGCTGTACTCTCAGTTGGATGAGCTGCTGGAGGAGCAGACAGTGGTGGCCAGTTCCACAAGCACCTTTATGCCATCGCTATACAGCGAGGGACTCAAGAGGAGGCAACAG atgCTTGTAGCCCATCCCCTGAATCCGCCCTACTTCATACCCCTCGTGGAGATTGTTCCCGCTCCCTGGACAACCTCAGAGGCCGTAGAAAAAACCCATGACCTCATGCTCACCATAGGCCAGCGACCGGTGACCCTGAAGAAGGAGATCCAGGGTTTTGCCACCAACCGCATTCAGTATGCCATCCTGAACGAAGTGTGGCGTCTGGTGGCTTCTGATATACTCAGCGTGGCGGATGTGGATCGTGTGCTGAGTCAGGGATTGGGATTGCGATATGCCCTTCTGGGATCCCTGGAGACAGCCCATCTCAATGCTCCCGGTGGCGTGTCGGATTATTTCCAGAGATTCGGGGGCGAAATCTCCGCCGTTAGTGCCACCTATGGAGAGACCCCAAATACTCGAGAGGATCGGGAAACGCTGGCGGAGATTGCGAGGCAGTGTGAGCAGCTGGTGCCCCTGGAAAATCTGGAGGAGAGACGCGCCACTCGCGATGAATTCCTCACCCAGCTGGCCAAGCTAAAGAAGCAGTTTGAATAG
- the LOC108058044 gene encoding rRNA N6-adenosine-methyltransferase ZCCHC4 — MFDNKGDKLLLEIEEEDADPEEQHPRCEHGPTVLFYRQSQLPGQGYFACSAHRDSELCNFHLPADQWRGQTSGTPLPQRNYPLATGKTRNPSLLDPTLSITALSEDKVNAQYFFDEAAVKFLTSQCKNIGASKVICMGAPRLHFHLRHQLQSFLLDLDERFAEYLGPEEFCLYNMCNNHFFYNRSPFEKFLEGTSTEQLVIVTDPPFGCRTELISHTLRSLRRLHNRINQLPSTPLSMFWIYPYYSANYIRQEMPEMEMSDYRINYTNHLRYTNVGKQSRFCGSPVRLFTNVPLRLLQLPVEEGYKYCQKCECYTANENLHCNRCGKCPSVNGQSYRHCDACDLCVKPNYVHCSNCRRCTQKEGHNCSFYQTKQRCRLCDQKGHIETECPNFKGKLQHTKGCLLCGKRNHGERRCIQRSKYFREHHFMDEITVECL; from the exons ATGTTTGATAATAAAGGAGATAAACTGCTGCTCGAAATCGAGGAGGAAGATGCTGATCCCGAGGAGCAGCATCCCCGCTGCGAGCATGGACCCACTGTGCTGTTCTACCGGCAATCGCAGCTTCCCGGCCAGGGATATTTCGCCTGCTCCGCCCACCGGGATTCCGAACTTTGCAATTTTCACCTGCCGGCGGATCAGTGGAGAGGTCAAACCTCTGGGACACCACTTCCTCAGAGGAATTATCCTTTAGCAACCGGAAAAACAAGAAACCCCTCCCTTCTTGACCCCACATTAAGCATAACAGCGCTTTCCGAGGACAAAGTCAATGCCCAATATTTCTTCGATGAAGCTGCTGTTAAATTCTTAACTAGTCAGTGCAAAAATATAGGAGCCAG CAAGGTAATCTGCATGGGCGCACCTCGTTTGCATTTTCACCTGCGCCACCAACTGCAAAGTTTCCTTCTGGATTTGGATGAGAGATTTGCGGAATATCTGGGACCTGAGGAGTTCTGTCTCTACAACATGTGCAATAATCACTTTTTCTACAATCGCAGTCCCTTTGAGAAGTTCCTGGAAGGTACTAG TACAGAACAACTGGTGATTGTGACGGATCCTCCCTTTGGCTGTCGAACTGAACTGATTTCTCACACATTGCGCAGCCTGAGAAGACTCCACAACCGAATCAACCAGCTGCCCTCCACTCCACTGTCCATGTTCTGGATATATCCCTACTATTCAGCCAACTACATTAGGCAGGAAATGCCTGAGATGGAAATGAGCGACTACAGGATAAACTACACCAATCATTTGAGATATACAAACGTGGGAAAGCAGAGTCGCTTCTGCGGATCCCCCGTGCGTTTGTTCACTAATGTGCCACTGAGATTGCTTCAACTGCCCGTGGAGGAGGGCTATAAATACTGCCAAAAGTGCGAATGCTACACGGCCAACGAAAACCTTCACTGCAATCGCTGTGGGAAATGTCCCTCTGTGAATGGTCAGTCATATAGACACTGTGATGCCTGCGATCTTTGTGTGAAACCCAACTATGTTCACTGCAGCAACTGCAGGAGATGCACTCAAAAGGAGGGACACAACTGCTCCTTTTACCAGACCAAACAGCGCTGCAGGCTGTGCGATCAAAAGGGGCACATAGAAACCGAGTGCCCGAACTTTAAAGGAAAGTTACAGCACACCAAAGGCTGTCTTCTGTGCGGCAAGCGGAATCACGGCGAACGAAGATGCATCCAGCGATCAAAGTACTTCAGGGAGCACCATTTCATGGACGAAATCACCGTTGAGTGTTTATAA
- the Sec61beta gene encoding protein transport protein Sec61 subunit beta, producing MPAPASSTSVGSGSRSPSKLSAPRSAGSGGGSTLKQRKTTSSTTAARSRAPGGAGTGGMWRFYTDDSPGIKVGPVPVLVMSLLFIASVFMLHIWGKYNRS from the exons ATG CCCGCTCCAGCAAGTTCGACGTCCGTGGGCAGCGGATCGCGCTCGCCCAGCAAATTGTCGGCGCCACGTAGCGCCGGATCCGGAGGCGGCAGCACCCTGAAGCAGCGCAAGaccaccagcagcaccacGGCGGCCCGGAGTCGTGCTCCCGGCGGAGCCGGAACTGGTGGCATGTGGCGCTTCTACACGGACGACTCTCCCGGAATCAAGGT TGGACCCGTGCCCGTGCTGGTCATGTCGCTGCTCTTCATCGCTTCCGTCTTCATGCTGCACATCTGGGGCAAATACAATCGTTCTTAA